In the genome of Candoia aspera isolate rCanAsp1 chromosome 1, rCanAsp1.hap2, whole genome shotgun sequence, one region contains:
- the PIGW gene encoding phosphatidylinositol-glycan biosynthesis class W protein isoform X1, with product MQVILQNISGGRKMSQQLDKEAFISNLNGTTLREISVGLPLAPLCLLTRGLLLILYFLHYGRPLRSMYGNFFLDFTVLVVPPILSCTILASILPFVILSIMVLCTGLISVIYSKRTNYAQVSLKQILDDFLRTNLEPEYIPSVTTFRVFINLWTSISILAVDFPQYPRRYAKTETYGTGAMDLGVGAFVFGNAVVCPEVRLKPGAIQHKYFYLTRQFVSTWPLLLLGFGRLMSVKAADYYEHVTEYGMHWNFFFTLAAVRMAASLLLTAFPAHKAWIVAMMLAVVYECFLDITPLKMFILHGSNGQDSRTGFLNANREGIFSVIGYLAIYMASVQVGLYLLRKRTTAREWLRVISYFLLATFLLFICLYIAQLHIDTVSRRMANLSFCIWIVAHCLFLFSCFLAVDLILIFTKLLVGGADIPCSWNFLQPSTYKKPHLEFRHRKTVSQSMCMISAVNKNQLLYFLLANILTGLVNMLVDTVHSNTLSAMLILHLYMFTNCLVMYMLQAKNVILKWW from the exons ATGCAGGTTATTCTTCAAAACATTTCCGG AGGCAGAAAAATGTCACAGCAGCTGGACAAAGAAGCCTTTATAAGTAACCTGAATGGAACCACCTTACGTGAAATTTCGGTTGGCTTACCTCTTGCACCATTATGTCTTCTTACCAGAGGGTTGCTCCTAATTTTGTATTTTCTCCACTATGGAAGGCCTTTACGCTCAATGTATGGTAATTTTTTTCTAGACTTCACTGTCCTAGTCGTCCCTCCAATACTTTCCTGTACAATTTTGGCTTCCATACTTCCTTTCGTGATCCTCTCCATTATGGTGCTCTGCACAGGCTTGATTTCTGTCATTTATAGTAAACGGACAAATTATGCCCAAGTGTCACTTAAGCAAATCTTAGATGATTTCCTGAGAACAAACTTGGAACCAGAATACATTCCCTCCGTAACCACGTTCCGCGTGTTCATCAATTTGTGGACATCCATTAGCATCCTGGCTGTAGACTTCCCACAGTATCCCCGGCGATACGCCAAAACAGAGACTTATGGAACAGGAGCGATGGATTTGGGAGTTGGCGCATTTGTTTTTGGAAATGCTGTGGTTTGTCCAGAAGTTCGGCTGAAACCCGGTGCAATACAACACAAATACTTTTATCTCACACGGCAATTCGTGAGCACGTGGCCCCTCCTTCTCCTTGGCTTTGGACGACTGATGAGCGTTAAAGCAGCTGACTATTATGAGCACGTCACTGAATACGGCATGCACTGGAACTTTTTCTTCACTTTAGCTGCCGTGCGAATGGCTGCATCGCTGCTTCTGACTGCATTCCCTGCGCACAAAGCCTGGATTGTCGCAATGATGCTTGCTGTAGTTTATGAATGCTTTCTTGACATTACACCGCTGAAGATGTTTATTTTGCATGGAAGCAATGGGCAAGATTCAAGGACTGGTTTTTTAAATGCCAACAGAGAGGGCATATTTTCTGTCATTGGTTACCTTGCTATCTACATGGCTAGTGTGCAAGTCGGTTTGTATTTGTTAAGAAAGAGAACAACAGCAAGAGAGTGGCTTAGAGTAATCTCCTACTTTTTGCTGGCCACTTTTCTCCTCTTTATATGTCTCTACATTGCTCAGTTACACATTGACACCGTGTCCCGACGAATGGCAAATCTTTCTTTTTGTATATGGATTGTTGCTCACTGCTTGTTTCTCTTTAGTTGTTTTTTAGCAGTTGATCTCATTCTTATATTCACAAAGCTTCTGGTGGGTGGGGCTGATATTCCTTGTAGTTGGAATTTTCTGCAGCCATCAACATATAAAAAACCTCATTTGGAATTCAGGCACAGAAAAACAGTATCTCAGAGTATGTGCATGATCAGTGCTGTGAACAAAAACCAGCTTCTGTATTTTTTGCTAGCCAATATTTTAACTGGTCTTGTAAATATGCTGGTTGATACAGTTCACAGCAACACACTCTCTGCTATGCTAATTCTGCATTTATATATGTTTACAAACTGTTTAGTTATGTATATGTTACAAGcaaaaaatgtcattttaaagTGGTGGTAA
- the PIGW gene encoding phosphatidylinositol-glycan biosynthesis class W protein isoform X2 has product MSQQLDKEAFISNLNGTTLREISVGLPLAPLCLLTRGLLLILYFLHYGRPLRSMYGNFFLDFTVLVVPPILSCTILASILPFVILSIMVLCTGLISVIYSKRTNYAQVSLKQILDDFLRTNLEPEYIPSVTTFRVFINLWTSISILAVDFPQYPRRYAKTETYGTGAMDLGVGAFVFGNAVVCPEVRLKPGAIQHKYFYLTRQFVSTWPLLLLGFGRLMSVKAADYYEHVTEYGMHWNFFFTLAAVRMAASLLLTAFPAHKAWIVAMMLAVVYECFLDITPLKMFILHGSNGQDSRTGFLNANREGIFSVIGYLAIYMASVQVGLYLLRKRTTAREWLRVISYFLLATFLLFICLYIAQLHIDTVSRRMANLSFCIWIVAHCLFLFSCFLAVDLILIFTKLLVGGADIPCSWNFLQPSTYKKPHLEFRHRKTVSQSMCMISAVNKNQLLYFLLANILTGLVNMLVDTVHSNTLSAMLILHLYMFTNCLVMYMLQAKNVILKWW; this is encoded by the coding sequence ATGTCACAGCAGCTGGACAAAGAAGCCTTTATAAGTAACCTGAATGGAACCACCTTACGTGAAATTTCGGTTGGCTTACCTCTTGCACCATTATGTCTTCTTACCAGAGGGTTGCTCCTAATTTTGTATTTTCTCCACTATGGAAGGCCTTTACGCTCAATGTATGGTAATTTTTTTCTAGACTTCACTGTCCTAGTCGTCCCTCCAATACTTTCCTGTACAATTTTGGCTTCCATACTTCCTTTCGTGATCCTCTCCATTATGGTGCTCTGCACAGGCTTGATTTCTGTCATTTATAGTAAACGGACAAATTATGCCCAAGTGTCACTTAAGCAAATCTTAGATGATTTCCTGAGAACAAACTTGGAACCAGAATACATTCCCTCCGTAACCACGTTCCGCGTGTTCATCAATTTGTGGACATCCATTAGCATCCTGGCTGTAGACTTCCCACAGTATCCCCGGCGATACGCCAAAACAGAGACTTATGGAACAGGAGCGATGGATTTGGGAGTTGGCGCATTTGTTTTTGGAAATGCTGTGGTTTGTCCAGAAGTTCGGCTGAAACCCGGTGCAATACAACACAAATACTTTTATCTCACACGGCAATTCGTGAGCACGTGGCCCCTCCTTCTCCTTGGCTTTGGACGACTGATGAGCGTTAAAGCAGCTGACTATTATGAGCACGTCACTGAATACGGCATGCACTGGAACTTTTTCTTCACTTTAGCTGCCGTGCGAATGGCTGCATCGCTGCTTCTGACTGCATTCCCTGCGCACAAAGCCTGGATTGTCGCAATGATGCTTGCTGTAGTTTATGAATGCTTTCTTGACATTACACCGCTGAAGATGTTTATTTTGCATGGAAGCAATGGGCAAGATTCAAGGACTGGTTTTTTAAATGCCAACAGAGAGGGCATATTTTCTGTCATTGGTTACCTTGCTATCTACATGGCTAGTGTGCAAGTCGGTTTGTATTTGTTAAGAAAGAGAACAACAGCAAGAGAGTGGCTTAGAGTAATCTCCTACTTTTTGCTGGCCACTTTTCTCCTCTTTATATGTCTCTACATTGCTCAGTTACACATTGACACCGTGTCCCGACGAATGGCAAATCTTTCTTTTTGTATATGGATTGTTGCTCACTGCTTGTTTCTCTTTAGTTGTTTTTTAGCAGTTGATCTCATTCTTATATTCACAAAGCTTCTGGTGGGTGGGGCTGATATTCCTTGTAGTTGGAATTTTCTGCAGCCATCAACATATAAAAAACCTCATTTGGAATTCAGGCACAGAAAAACAGTATCTCAGAGTATGTGCATGATCAGTGCTGTGAACAAAAACCAGCTTCTGTATTTTTTGCTAGCCAATATTTTAACTGGTCTTGTAAATATGCTGGTTGATACAGTTCACAGCAACACACTCTCTGCTATGCTAATTCTGCATTTATATATGTTTACAAACTGTTTAGTTATGTATATGTTACAAGcaaaaaatgtcattttaaagTGGTGGTAA